A region of the Gouania willdenowi chromosome 1, fGouWil2.1, whole genome shotgun sequence genome:
GGATCAGGAGGGTCTATCCTTTCAGgctgtaaaaacacaaacaacagagtCTATAGTGAAAATGATTGTTTCTCTCAGAGTCAGAAATAGTGATGGAACGTTCATGACATTAAAACGAGAGTTAGGAATTTAACTACGGTTCTATGCATCCTAAATGatcgccagaggcggtgcttaaagcactAAATGTTCCCTTCGCGCATGCACAGTTTGAGTATGcataccaacaatgtcacctgtgacccctggGTGACCCAAGAAAGGTTAGTTTCTTAAAGGATCTTCACATGGGCACATGAGGATTCGGAGTGACATAACACTCTGAcggttctatttcatccctgctgaccgccagaggcggtggtTAAAGCACTGAACGACTTATACCAGCGTAGTCACAAGGATTCCAAGACACCAACCTTACTGAGAAGCCTCCGAAGAATAAAATTGAAGGACCATGCCCAGTGGATGAAGAGTAGCAACATCCACATTGCAGAATCTGGAGAATGTGCATGGCGCCATACATAAGGCAGCAGCACATATTTCCTCCAGGGGCACTCCCTTAAAAACAGCCCAAGATGTAGACACACTCCTGGTAGAATGACAACACACACccgattatatatatatagggcaGCTTGACACCTGATACGAATGATGAATAGTATCTATGATCAAGTGAGAAAAGCACTGCTTGGAGAGAGCAGAGCCTTTGTTGGGacccaaataaaaaacaaaaagttgtgCAGACGTATGAGTTGCTGCAGTGCTTTCAATATAAAATCTCAGAGCCCTGATACATATTGTGCAAGCCTCATAGGCTGATTAGAATGTGAATTGAACAGCACCTTGGGAATAAAAGCGAGTTTCGGCCATAACGTGACACCTGTACCATCTCGTTGCCACTTCAGACATGATGGGCTGACCGATAACGCATGCAACTCACCGACACATTTTGTCAAGATGGAGGTGAGAAAAAACGCAGTTTTACAAGACACCCACTGTGGCTCCACCCTTGCCAGGGGCTCAACGGGAGGCTGACACAAGCCATTCAGCACTAAATGCAGGACCCATGCAGGGGCTCGTGGAGCTCTCTGTGGGTGAAGTCCCCAAGCCCCCTTGAGAAACAACGCCACAAGGTTGTGGCTCCCCACTGTGCCATTGTCAATCCTAGCATGTTGGTCTGATATTGCAGCCACATAGACTTTTAAGGTGGAAGGAGCCCGACACTTATCCAGGAGAGACGGCAGGAACTTCAGAACTGTGGGGACCAAGCAAAGCACCGGGTCCTCCCCATTGCTTTCAAACCACTTTCTCTTTGGGTGAGGGaatgaaatattacaaatgaatttgtttgctttaactctattatcttatctttgtctctttaatttcctgcagggatataaactttcttttaatccaccaggtaaggCAGGCATAGATTGTAACTGTATACACAGCGGTATTCTTGGCACCGGagaagaaaaaggaaacaaacctCGGGTGACACCGGAACTTATTACCTTTCTTGGGTCACCCAGGGGTCACAGctgacattgttggtatttatactagaactgcgcatgcgcaaaggGAAGATtcagtgctttaagcaccgcctctggcggtcagcagggatgaaatagaactcaATTATGTTGAGGAAACTCCtgcttaaaatattttaaaagtttaaaattggagttatgcatgtaaaaaaaaaattgcattgtaCTTTATTGGACATTAATCTAATAGCATAAACAAAAACTGAGCAAGTTTGAAAGATAAAAGCTTTTTCGTTGTACTCACAGCCATGTAGGCGGCACAGCCAGCGCTGCGAGTCTTGGCCTTGGAGTCCACGAGGCGTCCACTGATGCCGAAGTCACACAGTTTAATCTGACCTTTGTCATCCAGGAGGATGTTGGAGGGCTTCACGTCCCGGTGGATGACGCCATGCTTCTCTTTCAGGTATAACAAAGCTTTCACTATCtacatcagaaacacacacacagttaaagtGCTTCAATAGTAGTTATAGTGACTGAAAGCTGCCAGTTGTTACAAGACTTACTGCCACCGTCATCTTCCCAAGAATTCGCTCTGGGATGGGACCCTGGATTCTCTTCTTCAGCTTCTCAGCACACGTTCCCATCAGCTCCATGGCAATGAATACATCCGTCTGTAAAGAAAAACACTTAACTTTTACCAAACAACTTACGGATGATTCATTTACACTTGATATtaacaaaagaaaagataattgtgtttttttgtcacacACATTGGTCACTATGGCTCCGTAGCACTGGATTATATAGGGGCAGTCGTGACTCTTCAACACAACGTCCAGGTCCATCAGTATCCTCTTGTTTTCATCCTTGTTGCCTGTACGACGCATTTGCTGGTGACACAcgtggaagaaaaaagaaaaaacagacaatgTTGTGAGcgtaagaacaaaaacaagtcGTTAAACCTCCCACCGTGAGGTAGCTgactgaaattgttgaatgtttAACTGGCTACAACAAAGCAATCTCTGAAATTGAAAGACTGCAATTTGTGCTTATTACAGAGAAACTGGTTGCGCACAttctataataataaaaggttaaaaaaaagaaaacccagGATGATGCCGCTGAAGCTAAAGTGAGACTGACGGTGTCTGAAAAACTTCTTTACAAGCAGAAATTGAGCCATTAGCATTAACAGGCTGTGAACAGTGTCATTGTACACATATTCCTCAATTGTAAAAGCAGATTGTGAATGATTTGTTGTTAAGTGGCAAAGATGACAATTTTGGAGTTACATGTGTTCAAATTACTCAACATATTTAGAGTCCTGAGCCACAAGTTATGAACCTCTACTGTACAGGATAAGGGAAATAAGCACAGTGGAGGTCAAACTGCAGTACATATGACATGAACAGACTGTTGTGGGTGCAGTAGGGTCTTACTTTGACAGCGATGACGTGGCCTGTCTTCTTGAATCGTACTTTAAAGACTTGTCCACAAGTTCCACTACCGATCTCGCCTTCACTGATCAGGTCTGTGACCTCTGCTGGATACCGCTGCAGATGCATGATGGGACCCAAAAAGTTCAAAACTGTTTGGATGTGTCATTAACCTTCTCCAACAATAGCCATGTCTGAGACTCATAATCTCCCTGCTTTGTCATTTGTGAGTAAGAAGCAAAGAATCATTAAGCTCATTATGTGCCAACTCTCCGGACTAATGACGAGAGGAAGGTTAAACAAACCAAATTATCTGAAGAGCAGCAATGAGTCACAATTTTCTCAAGCTTCAATCGAGCAGTGCTGTGTAGTAACTGCTCAACGAGGCCAGTCTTTATCCTCTGGACAACACACAAACCAGCCAGTTAAAGTTATCAGTGAAATTAGTAAAGACAAATTGGCCTTTTGGGAGTTTTACTTGAAGCAAAATAAAGAGCCAATTCCACATGACAACTCAGCATTTCACCAAGATctgaacatacatttgaagaCAGTGGAGTCCTGATTTtatccaaaacaaacaaaaaacgatTTCAGGGATTACAATGggtgattaaaatgtttttttttgtctggttAGAATTGACATTTGTGCTGGAGATTGATTTCTGTTAATTGTTGGAAAATGGAGGCATGTCAGGCCAAGGACGCATCAGCAATTGTGAATGTTTCCCAAAAGCATAAATTTCCTAAACCAGCTTTACTATCTTCCTTTCCAACCATACTGACATGTTCACtgtatttctattttctatACTATGGTAACCAATACAATTAATTACGGAAGAGGCAAATTAACGATGGCTTAATCTGTATTTCCCTTTCTGTCAATGTTGCTTTTATAAGGGCCAGAGGAAGATGACATATCTACTGTATTAGTGCTGGGAAAGTAAATGGATCAAAAAACAATGTGTCATGTTGTCTTACAGTACTTTGATACCTAGAGTATGAATCTTGGTTCCTTTCTCTAGGTGTGTTTTGACTTTGTTCTTGTACTCCAGTTTTAAGTATGTTAGGGTGCATTTAAACTGCCCTACTTTGTctgctttaaataaaacaaaatgttgtttactCGATTAGTCTGCTTTACTTAGTAAGGTCTGAACGCATCCTCAAAATCAACAGTGGACTAAAGAGGTAGACATCAGTCCACCTGGAACTAGGGGGTCTTCAATTGAGCCACAGTTTGTGTTAAGtctgacaaaaatcaaaaactcAAAAGAACAATATTAGCAAGTGGTTTTCATTTTTGGTTTAGGCCAATCATTGAACAAGAAttccttcctcttcttcttcaggCTGTTTTCCTTCATAACAAATCATTGATTAGAGCAACACCACCTAGTGGCCTGAATGAGCAGCTGTTGTACATGGCAGTGTGCTGCACTTTTAAAAGGGCAGTGTGAAAACCAACCAAAACCAGGTGTTTCTGCTTCCCTTACCCAGTCTAATCCTTTGACCTATCTAGCAGTGAAAACAAACTTGAGTTCAATGGAGTCTTAAAATGGACCCTGTAATAGATTGGTCAGTGGCCTGCTGTGGGTTTACCCAGCATTAAACCTTCATCTGATGTGCtgatcatttttaatgtcaaaaCCGCAGAGCAATAGACATGTTAAAGGTAAAaccataaataaatgtaatgtgtAACAGACAGCTTTGCAACACAAcactggtttgtttttattcataaagAATACACCAATCCACAATTATCAACTGCTTTTGTGAAAACTTGTCAAGGTTTCAACACTAATTGTTCACTGATGgcaactgaataataaaaacagaccaGATGTTTAGTGTCAAATTAAAAAGGCCTGGTTGATTTAGTCTCAGGGATTTCAAAATGGTCAGGACAAATGCAGTAAAACAAAAGCGTTTTAAACAAAGCAAAAGACTTACGTGCGTGTCCATatgtttgttttgaagaaataagattttatttttccaattacaatgggTATGGTAAATGCACTGATGAAACTAGCTGGTTTCAGTTCccccaacaatgtcaataatcaCTACCTTAGTGTATCGCTCAAGCCAACACATACAATATGTGCACACTCAACTTTTCCATTTTTGCAGACATTAAGAGAAAAGCTACTTTCATTTACAATGAGATCTTGAGAGCACATCTTACCTGACCGTCGATTTTTAAATAACCAGTCTGTTTCATGATCTCCTGCAACTTCTGGTCAATCTCTGCACTGTAagtgaggaaaaacaacaacacactgtgTTAAACCAACAGCCCAATATGGCAGAAACTACAGGAAATGGGTTTCAGTGTGAAAACACCAGATAAGCTTCTCCACTCTCCAGCCTGTGGGTCCATTATATTGCAGCATACACTCCATTTTCTGCACCACTAAGCTGTTGTATGAGTAAATAACGTGGCCAATTACTGAGACTTTTTCTCAGTCTGTATTTACACCTTCACACCTCCTCTGTACTCGTGAGTCTGTCCTCTTATGTAGGCTGGTGTAAAATCGGCTTTAAAATCAAACCCCAGTGCACAACTCATCACTGAAAAGCTGATCTCTGAGGATGTTTTCACTTTTGACAAAAAGTGTCTAGAAAAAATATTCTGTAGATAATGTAGTAAATGAGAAATGCCTGCGTGATTATGTCTCGGATGTGTGGTTGAGTCTACGTACTTTTCTAGACTCCGCTGTAGGCCGTATGGAGGCGTGGGCAGGGTGAGCATGTGCCGTGGACGGCTGGGGTAGGGATGGTGCTGAGGCGAGCTCTCTGAAGATGATGACCGGCTTCCTCCATCATTAGCCAGGGGCAGCTGGAGGGCTAGGATGGAGGGAGGGACACGACTCATTAGACACAGATTAAAGAGTCAGAGGTGTTTTTAAGACATGAGAATTGCTACTGAAATATTTATTGATAGTTTGTAGATTATTGTAGTGTTTAAGAACTTGAACTGGCTGAGATCACAAGCGTTCCTCCTTTAAAGCTGAATTTAACCATGACGTTTAAAGAAGAATTGGTATAGAAAAACAGTACAACAAGTATATTTCTGACTAACTCAAATTATTTTCgtcatactttattttcatgatGTCTTGCCATTTGTTCTTCTATTTGTTGTGCAAATGAGCATTAAAATAGGTCAAATCAGATATAGTAACGGTCTACATGAAGACAGAACATGCAATGATATGTTAATCATGACCCAGCAGCTCTGTAACAACAGAAGAAATGTTTGCAGAGAAATACAAGAAATTTTCAGGAGAACAACTTAAAACGTTGTTAGTATGTGTCATGCAAACCAGCGATGAGACAGAAAGTCAAAGGCTTTGATGACTTCCTGAAGCATGAACGTTGTCATTGAGGGCTTGACTACTGTTATGttttaaagcatttaaaagaCTATGCAGATGTTACTTGACTATCACTAAAGCTGATGTTATTTCTGTAGTGTGAAGGCAGCTCCTCTGGAAGTGCTGGTGGTTGTTTGGATCCATGAGTCACCTGGAAAGACCTGCAATGGGGGAATCAGTAAGATGGGGAAAGGTGGGGGTTAGTGAGAGAGGACGGAAGACTCGCGCAGCCATTGGCACAGATGGCCCATCTATAGTTGGACAGGTTACAGAAGGATGGATAAAGAGTTAGACAAAgcaaggagaagaaaaaaaaacaagaggtaTATACACAAATCCTGAGACCTGCAGGTCCTGCTTCACCACGtcctgcatacacacacacaaacactgtgcTGCTGCAAAACTGATAGAATTGTCCACGGACACTTAAAACATCAAAGAGCCTGAAGTGGGAGAGAccgacagaatgtgaaaaatgtGGCTAAAACTGCAGCGCAGAGATGAAACTGGATGTCAGACATACAGTCAGACTCACACAGTAAGGCAGGTTTTCAGTCAGTGCACAAAGAATAAAAAGACAGCGGCCAGTAAGGTCAGAGCATCCTGCAGGATGACCAGTGGGGATGCTGGATTAGAGACCGTGTCAAGGAAACGCCAACCCCAAACATCATGCTGTGCAGAAAAGCCTCATGCACTGAGAATCTCTGACTCcagtaaaacaaatgttaatcAGCCGACGTATGTCAACACACACTGTGAACCTCGACACATACCAACACTGCCCTGccactggcacacacacacagacagacagacaggggagacgGGATGGAAAGATAGAGGGACGGTGTGAATTTAGAGGGAGAT
Encoded here:
- the map2k7 gene encoding dual specificity mitogen-activated protein kinase kinase 7 isoform X2, which produces MVLIFFKMSSLEQRLSRIEEKLKQENEEARRRIDVNIDMSPQRSRPRPTLQLPLANDGGSRSSSSESSPQHHPYPSRPRHMLTLPTPPYGLQRSLENAEIDQKLQEIMKQTGYLKIDGQRYPAEVTDLISEGEIGSGTCGQVFKVRFKKTGHVIAVKQMRRTGNKDENKRILMDLDVVLKSHDCPYIIQCYGAIVTNTDVFIAMELMGTCAEKLKKRIQGPIPERILGKMTVAIVKALLYLKEKHGVIHRDVKPSNILLDDKGQIKLCDFGISGRLVDSKAKTRSAGCAAYMAPERIDPPDPTKPDYDIRADVWSLGISLVELATGQFPYKNCKTDFEVLTKVLQEDPPLLPLSMGFSLDFQSFVKDCLTKDHRKRPKYHQLLEHSFIRRYEVLDVDVAGWFQTVMDRTESPRSSQCYSHQHQLHSLFNAAVTSFPQRTNTFFFFFFF
- the map2k7 gene encoding dual specificity mitogen-activated protein kinase kinase 7 isoform X1, giving the protein MVLIFFKMSSLEQRLSRIEEKLKQENEEARRRIDVNIDMSPQRSRPRPIIVIQLSPAPAPSQRAALQLPLANDGGSRSSSSESSPQHHPYPSRPRHMLTLPTPPYGLQRSLENAEIDQKLQEIMKQTGYLKIDGQRYPAEVTDLISEGEIGSGTCGQVFKVRFKKTGHVIAVKQMRRTGNKDENKRILMDLDVVLKSHDCPYIIQCYGAIVTNTDVFIAMELMGTCAEKLKKRIQGPIPERILGKMTVAIVKALLYLKEKHGVIHRDVKPSNILLDDKGQIKLCDFGISGRLVDSKAKTRSAGCAAYMAPERIDPPDPTKPDYDIRADVWSLGISLVELATGQFPYKNCKTDFEVLTKVLQEDPPLLPLSMGFSLDFQSFVKDCLTKDHRKRPKYHQLLEHSFIRRYEVLDVDVAGWFQTVMDRTESPRSSQCYSHQHQLHSLFNAAVTSFPQRTNTFFFFFFF